A region of the Verrucomicrobiota bacterium genome:
ATACCCGCAAACTCGATAGCTCGGTTGTAGTCGGTGTAGGTATGCACTTTCAGGCTCCTGATCAGCCTTGGGGATTCCGCGTGCAGGTGGACAATCTGTTCGACGAAGCGGTAACAACCGCCATCGCAAGCTCTGGTATTATGACACAATCTGCTCCACGCAATGCATGGATCAGTGTGAGTTATCGCAAGTAGTCCGGGATTCACCAGAGCCTTTTGTAATAAGAGTCAGGCAGGACGATTTTGCAAAAACTGCCTAAACATAGACGATTCGCTTGGCGATCGAGACGTACCCACAATCAAGCAAGGCAACCTAATCCGAAAACGTTCAGTCAATGTGAAAGACTTCCGGTAGTTCCCGAGCGACGGGACTGTTGTCCGGATTGGTAAGCATGAGATCTTTCATATAAGCCCACCACTTTTGACAAATCTCGGTTTCCGCGATGGAGGCCCACAGCTCTTCCGATTGGACCTCGGTGTAGCCAAAAAGTTGATTCGTCTCAGGATGAAGAAAGATCGAATAATTCGAAACACCCTTACGTTTGAGCACTGCTTCCAGTTCCGGCCAAATCGGTCTGTGGCGGCGCTCATACTCTTCTTCCTGTCCGGGAATGAGTGACATGACAAAGGCTTTTCTAATCATAAATTTATCTGGCAATATTTAATTTGGAAGATGGAGGGCTTCCGAGAAAACATCGACCTTTTTTCTGTTCCATGGAGAAATAATACACAGAAGAAGATTTCGAAAATGGTCGAAACGAGATATGTCGATCCATTTCGTGTTATTTTCCGTTTCGTACTTTCGAAGGTTCACAATTCGGCAGCGAGCTACCTCCTACATTTCGACTTCAAGCTCACGGATATGGGAGGTAGTTTGCTGCCGATTCCATATTCTAGTCTCTTTTGGCAACTATAGAAATTACACACAATCCTACTTCGAGGGGGATTTCGGGTTTGACCCATGCAATGCTCTCTAATGAAGTCGGACACTAAAATTCCCTGAAATTATCCCTGATACAAAAATGAGTTCTGATTGGAGTAATCAAGTTGCCGTCATAACCGGTGGTGCATCCGGAATTGGATTCGCCCTGGCAGAGAAACTACAAACCGAAGGCGTTCATCTCGCTCTTTTGGACATGAATCCCAAAGGACTCGAGAACGCCAAAGCAAAGCTCGATGGCAAACCGCTGGTTGTTCAAATGGATGTGAGCGATGAGGCATCGGTCACAAAGGCAATTGATACGGTTGTAGAACAATTGGGACGAATCGACATTCTAATGAACAGTGCCGGCATAACGGGCAAAACGAATATCAAAGCGCACGAAGTTACGTCGGAAGACTTTGACCTGGTCTACGGTGTGAATTTGCGAGGCTCATTTCTTATCTGCAAGGCAGTCATTCCTCACATGCTCAAAACCGGATACGGTCGCGTTTGTTTGATGGCCTCCATTTCCGGGAAAGAAGGCAACGCTGGAATGACCGCCTACTCGACCACCAAAGCCGGAGTCATCGGACTTACCAAAGTTTTAGGAAAAGATTACGCGGAAACGGGCGTAACCGTGAACGCATTGGCACCCGCGGTTATTTACACCCCCATCCACGACACTATTCCACAGGAACAGATCGATTACATGACCTCCAAGATTCCCATGGGGCGATGCGGAACCCTGGAAGAAGTCGCCAACATGGCAAAATTTATCGTTTCACCTGAAAACAGTTTCACAACCGGCTTCACCTACGACTTATCTGGCGGCCGAGCTACCTACTAATTTTATCCACAACATCATTCATGAAAATTATTCGATACCTAGATTCACAGGGCGTAGAGCATTACGCAGCCGACCAGAACGGACAAAACAAACGCATTGAAGGCGACATATTTGGTTCGCATTCAGTAACCAACGAAGTGGCCGATGTCGCCAAGCTCCTGGCACCCATCGCTCCCGAGGTCATCTTATGCATTGGGTTGAACTACAAACACCATGCCGAAGAAAGCGGAATGCCGATTCCAGAACGTCCTGTCCTGTTTGTAAAGAGCGCCAGTGCTACACAAAACCCGGGGGACCCGATTGAAATCCCAACCCAGCTCGCGAGCCACAAGGTGGACTACGAATGCGAACTGGCCGTCGTTATCGGCAAGACTTGCAAAAACGCTACGGAAGAAAACGCGTTGGATTATGTGTTGGGCTATACCTGCTGTAACGATGTAAGCGCCCGCGACTGGCAGATCGAATGGGGAGGCAGCCAATGGTGCCGAGGAAAAACATTTGATACCTTCGCTCCGCTAGGACCTTGTTTGGTGACAGGTGACGAGATCGGAGATCCGAATGAATTGAGCATTAAAACCACACTCAATGGTGAAGTCGTGCAGGATTGGAATACCAATGATATGATTTTCTCTATTCCTCAGATTATAAAATTCCTAAGCGGTAGCACCACACTGCTCCCGGGAACTGTCATCATCACTGGAACCCCCCATGGTGTGGGTATGGCTAGAAAGCCACCTCTCTGGCTAAAAGCCGGCGATGAAGTTACCATCGAGATTGAAAAGATCGGAGCGTTAACGAACCCGGTTGTGGACGAAGGTTGAGGAGTGGTTGCAGGACGAATTTATTCGCAAATCAGAACCTGCTTTATTGCGGATCACTTTCAGTTCTCAGGAAAGGAATTCTTAGCTAAGCTTGGGTCAGTGGCCCAGCTTCCTCTTCCACATGTTCATTTAGATCGATGTTATACAATTTACAGAAAGCCAGTTTAATATCGTCGTAAATCAGAACCAAAACCGGTATCAAAAACAGCGTGATGGCTGTAGCGAACGCAATACCCCAACCCAAGGAAATTGCCATTGGTACCAGAAAGGCTGCTTGAGGACTTGTTTCAAACATAAGCGGACATAAACCAAAAAATGTGGTCGCAGAAGTAAGCAAAATCGGCCGAAAGCGTCTAACACCTGATAAACGAACAGCTTCACCAAGTGGCATACCCTCTTTCGTTTTCGCATTCATAAAATGAACCATCACAAGGCTATCATTCACAACCACGCCCGACAAGGCCATCATGCCGAATATCGATTGCATAGTCATGATTGGATCACCGCCGTTCCAACCAAAAACCTTGGCCATTATCCAGTGTCCCAACAAGGCTCCTACGACACCAAATGGAATCGCTGACATAACTATCAAAGGCTGCACGTAACTTCGAAATGGGATGGCTAACAGAGCATATACGGCCCCGAGAATTACAAAGATGCCGACAACAATTTCCATCATATTGTCACGATTATCTGCCGCATACCCTTGCAGACCAAATTCCATTCCAGGATATTTCGTTGCCACTAACTCTGGTAAATATACGTCCAATAAATCGAACTGAATTGATTCAGTATCGGTTACCAAGGTGTCGGCATCAGCTCTTACCTCAATAATCCGTTTTCTATCAATACGCCGGATGGAGGGTAGACTTTTTCCTGGGACAATTTCAGCAACCGTATCAAACGGAACTTCAGAACCATTCGCCGTTCGAATCATCATCGTTTGAAGTGAACCGAGGGATCGACGTTCGCTTTCAGGATAACGAACCATAACCTTCACTTCATCACGCCCCCGTTGAATGCGTTGTACTTCCGATCCAAAAAATGCGGTTCTAACTTGCTGTGCCAAGTTAACAGCCGTAATCCCCAGATACTCGGCCTCAGGTTTAAGGTCCAGCTGGTACTCTTCGCTGGCGCGCTCATAGGAGTCTTCGATGTCGTAAAATCCATCATAAGAAGCCAGTTTTCTCTGCAACTCTGCCGAAGCAGTTTTGAGCATATCAATATTGGGATGAATGAGTTCAATGCCAACGGCTGCGCCGGAATCAAATCGGGAAAAGGAAAAATTTAATTGTTCAGCTTCCGGAATGGGAGGAACCAGCTGACGCAAATCAGCTACCAGCTCTCTACCACTGTAAGCTGAATCCCGAGTTTCAGAAGGTGTTAATTCTATGAGGAGCTCCCCCATTTCCGCAATGCCAGCAACGGGACCACCAGATCCTCCGCGCCCACGGCCGAACGGTTGGCCTCCGGCGGTAGCAAATACATTTAGAACTACCGTCTCTCCGAATCTTTCGTTCACCTCATCTTTTAACTTTAGAGCCACATCTTCAATCATCCCAACTTTTTCCAATGTCTTTTCAAACGAGGTACCTGCCGGCATTTGAAGCGTGATGGTTGTAGTGTCTGAAGGAATGTTAGGAAAGGTCCGAAAACCGATTCGCTCACCTAAAACCAAAGCCACGAATATCAGGAGAAAGCCTACAAATAGAGATACAGAAACATAACGATTTTTGAGAGCCCAGTTGAGCATCGGTTTATAAGACTTTAGGATAAACCTTTCTAAACCATTGGAAAAGAATCGTTGAAAACGGCTAAAGATATTTAGTTTCTGCTCCCGGTCTGCAAGATGCGTGCAGTGCTTCAGGTGTGCTGGTAGAATAAGCTTCGATTCGATTAACGAGAAAAATAAAACCGGAATTACAACCATGGGAATGTTGCTGAAAAAACTCCCCATAAATCCAGACATCATCATCAGGGGATAAAATGATACCATCGTGGTTATAACACCAAAGATTACAGGAACGGCCACTTCCTGCGTTCCTTTGATCGATGCGGTCAGGGGGTTTTCCCCGCGCTGCATTCTCTGAAACACATTTTCCCCAGTGACTATGGCGTCGTCTACGACTATCCCCAAAGTTGTAATAAAGGCCATCAAGGTAACAATGTTTATACTTAATCCCAAAAACGGCATCACCAGGAATGCTCCTCCAAATGCGATGGGAATACCCATTGCTACCCAGAATGCTAACGACGGCCTGAGAAACATAGAAAGAATAATCAGCACCAACACATATCCCATTATAGCACTATTCCTTAAGGTGCTTAGACGAACTTTGATTCTCTCAGTATCGTCATCCCAGTAGGATAAATGAATTCCCTCGGGCAATTGTACCTGTTTTGTAACTATCCACTCTTTTACGTTTTCTCCAATCTCGATAATATTTTGTGACCCCGTTCTAAATACATCTATTGCAATGGCACGCCCACCATTGAAATGCGCAACAATAGGAGTCTCATCAAAATCGTCACGGACCTCAGCGATGTCTCCTAACTTGAGCCTGGTTCCATCTTCACGTGTCAGAAGCGTAATAGATGCAAAATCCTCGCGGTTGTATGCTTGTTCGTTGGTACGCAGAAGAATACGACCTGTCTCAGTCTTTACACTACCTGCGGATAAATCGACAGAGGACGTTCGAATTGCCCGAATGATCTGATCAAATGTCAATCCGTATTGGAGCAGTGTCGCCTCGGATACTTCAATCGCAATTTCGTAGGGGCGGACCGCTTTTAATGAAGTCAAAGAAATACCAGGAATGTTGGACACTTCGTCCCGGAGCTGCTCTCCCAGGGTCTTTACTTCCTTCTCACTTAAATCTCCCGCAAGAACGATGGTGATGACACGTTCAGAACGAGAAGCCAAACTGATCTGAGGCCGCTCGGCCTCGGGGGGGAAAGTCCTAATCGTAGATACGCGATTCGTGACCTCATCCAGCTTTTCACTGAGATTATAGCCGTCTTCAATTTCCAACATCACAGTTCCCACACTGGAGTTAGCAGTTGCCTGCATTTCCTTGATGCCTTCTATATCGTACAAATTTTCTTCAAGCCGCGTAAGAATACTCTGCTCAATTTCTCCCGGCGTGGACCCAGGATACAGCACTGTCACCGTAATAAAACGCATAGGAAACTCAGGATATTGCTGCAGAATGATCTTGTTCGTCCCAGACCAAATGCCACCAGCAACGATCGCCACCATTAACAAATTGGCGGCTACTCCGTTTCGTGCAAACCAGGCTATTATTCCATGCATATTTTCTGGAAAGTTGGATTCAAGGGATCTCAGATATTGTAAATCTCAACAAATGAATCACTCTGACTTTTAATGCGAGTTTAAGAACGGAGATGAAAGCATTTTAATCTTCCCGAAATGTGGTGCCTGAAACCAGCTCAATACTAAACCCTTTTACAGAGCTCAAATGAAGTTACCAAAACCTAGAACATGTTAACCTTATTCTTTCGCTGAAAATGGTAGGGCGGTTGTTGTTCGCTTCGCTGTCGACTTCGTCTTCGGTAGGCCCAAACCGCCGATTCCACGACGGCTCGCTCGGCGATCGAGCCCTACCTAAAATAAAATAGTTGTGACCATTTACAGTTAAACAGCTCTAGCTTTTAACCAGTATCTCATCTCCCTCATCGCCACGATCAATGGGATCGATGTTGTAGAGTTTATAAAATACCTTTTGAATATCGTTATAGACCAATACGAGCACGGGTATGAGAATAAGTGTGATCGCAGTGGCAAACACAATACCCCAGGCCAGGGAAATGACCATGGGAACCAGATCAACAGCTTGAGGACTGGTTTCAAACATCAAGGGTGCCAATCCAAAGAAGGTGGTCAATGAGGTGAGTAGAATGGGACGAAAGCGTTTAACTCCGGCAAGACGAACCGCTTCATTGAGAGGCATACCTTCCTTCAGGCGAGCGTTCATGAAGTGAACCATGACCAGACTGTCGTTCACCACTACTCCGGAAAGAGCCATCATGCCAAAGATAGACCGTTGGGTAATAATGGGATCCCCGCCGTTGAAGCCGAAGACCTTAGCCATAATGTAATGGCCCATTATCGCTCCTACCACCCCGAACGGAATGGCTGACATCACTATAATCGGCTGAAAGTAGCTTCTAAAGGGAATAGCCAGCAGCGCATAGATGACCGCCAAAATGAAATAAATTCCTACGATCATTTCCCGTTGATTGTCACGGGCAACCGCAGAAAAACCCCGTACACCGAAATGCAGACCCGGATACTTGGTGGCAACCAGCTCAGGTAAATATTCTTCGAGGATTTCCGTTTCCATCGATTCGATGTCCAGCTCCGTCGTATCACCATCAGCACTTACCTGGATCACGCGCTTGCGGTCGACCCGTTGAATAGATGGCAGGCTCTTGCCCGGAACGATGGTAGCTACTGTTTCAAATGGCACTTCAGTTCCATTGGCCGTTCGAATCATCATGGCCTGAAGCGACCCTAAGGAACGTCGTTCCGATTCCGGGTAGCGGACCATCACCCGAATTTCATCGCGTCCACGCTGGATACGTTGAGCCTCCGATCCAAAAAATGCCGTCCGCACCTGTTGGGCCAGATTGGTGGCTGTTACCCCAAGATACTCAGCCTCGGGTTTCAGGTCCAATTCATACTCCTCATTGGCCTTTTCATAGGAATCCGTTATGTCAAATAAACCTTCAAAAGAAGCCAGTTTTCGTTGGAGGTCCGCGGAGGCTTCCTTGAGCATTTCGACATTAGGGTGACTCAGCTCTATGGTAATAGCCGAACCTGAATTCCAACGTTCAAACGAAAAACTCAACTGCTCAGCCTCCGGTATGGGCGGAACCAGTTGGCGCATTTCGGATACCAAATCCCGACTACCGTAATTCGCATCCCGTGTTTCCGAAGGAGTCAGTTCAATTATAACCTCTCCCGACTCTGCCTGCCCTACTGTGAGCTCTCCAGCCCGACTATACGAATTCCCAAATGGATGACCTCCCGATGTAGCGAAGACGTTTTGAATAACCGTAGTTCCAAAGCGTTCATTCACATCCTTTTTCAATTTGAGAGCCACCGATTCAATCAAATCCACCTTTTTCTGAGTTACCTCAAAAGTGGTACCCGCGGGCATTTTCAAGGTGATATTGGTTGTATCCTGCGCGGTAGTGGCATACCGGCGATATCCAATTCTCTCGCCTAAAACGAGTGCCACAAAGATCAATAGAAACCCTATAAATACAGAGGTGGATATATACCGATTAATCAGTGCCCAATTTAACACAGGTCGGTAATATTTTAGAATAAATCGTTCCAGACCATCCGCGAAAAACCGTTGTAATCTGGAAAAAAAATTCTGTTTCGACGTTTTATCGGCCAAATGAGTGCAATGCTTCAAATGGGCTGGAAGAATCAACTTGGATTCAATTAAAGAAAAAAACAAAACCGGGATGACAACTTTGGGGATGTTCGAATAGATAGTCCCTAATACACCTGATTGCATCATGATCGGGAAGAACGCCACCATGGTTGTAATCACACCAAATATAACCGGAACGGCCACTTCCTGTGTTCCTTTTATCGAAGCAGTAAGAGGCTTTTCGCCACGTTGCATGCGTTGAAACACATTTTCACCTGTGACAATGGCGTCATCCACCACAATACCCAAGGTCATGATAAAGGCCATGAGGGTAATGACGTTGAGAGACATTCCCAAAAACGGAAGTACTAAAAACGTACCAGCAAATGCGATGGGAATTCCCCACGCCACCCAGAACGCAAGCGTAGGACGGAGAAAAAGGGAAAGGATAATAACCACCAGAATGAAACCCATAATGGCACTATCCATGAGAGTGTTTAGCCGTACTTTGATTTTCTCAGAATCATCGCCCCAATAGCTCAATTTAATGCCTTCCGGAAGCTGTTGCTGTTTTATGGCGAGGAACTCCTTCACGTCGTCACCTATTTTGATGATGTTTTGCAGACCTGACCGGAAGACATCGATCGCAATGGCACGCTCCCCATTGTATTTCGACACAATGGGTGTTTCATCAAAGCCATCGATAACCGTGGCTAAATCGCCCAGTTGTAATTTTGTTCCGTCGGACCGGGTCAGCAGAGTGATAGAGGAGAAATCCTCACGGTTGTAGGCCTGTTGATTGGTCCGAAGCAATATGCGACCCGTATCCGTTTTAACGCTTCCGGCTGACAGATCAACGGAAGAGGAGCGAATGGCCCGGGTGACCTGATCGAAGGTAAGACCATACTGTTGCAAAGTGGATTCTGAAATTTCTATAGCAATCTCATAGGGACGGACGGCCTTCAGCCCAGCCAGAGTAATTCCGGGGATATTGGAAACTTCATCCCGTATCTGCTCACCCAGCTTCGTTAGTTCTTTCTCACTTAATTCACCGGAAAGAACCATCGTGATAACGCGTTCACTTCGACTAAAGAGACTGATTTGCGGACGTTCGGCTTCGGGCGGAAAGGTTCGGATAGTGGAAACACGATTGGTCACCTCATCCAGTTTCTCACTCAGACTGTAACCTTCTGAGATTTCCAGCATCACCGATCCGGCACTCGCACTCGCTCTGCCGGTCATTTCCTTAATGCCTTCGATATCGTAGAGAGCTTCCTCAAGTCGAGTGACGATAGCCTGCTCAATTTCTCCAGGCGTAGAGCCGCGGTAAGTAACGGAAACAGTGATGTAGGGGTAGGTTCTATCCGGGTACTCCTGAAGAATGATTTTGTTGGATGTCGCCCAGATTCCACCGGCAAGAATCGCAAACATAAGCAAATTTGCAGCGACACCGTTTCGGGCAAACCAAGCGATTATTCCATTCATACGTTTAGGGGAAACTGGGCAGATACCAAACTTAGACCAAACGCTAAATTGGATCTATGCCGACGACAAGACCTCTTTTTCGTCCTTCACATCCGAATCGTGCGGAGTGATATCATACAACTTAAATAAAGCCTGCTTACAGTCATCCGTGATCAATACCAATACCGGGATAAGGACTAAAGTGACGGTAGTCGCAAATATGATTCCCCACCCCAATGAGATAGCCATGGGGATCAGGAAAGAGGCGGTGGAATGAGATTCGAACATAAGCGGAGCCAAGCCGAAAAAGGTGGTCAACGAGGTCAATAATATCGGTCGGAATCGTCTGACTCCCGCCAGGCGAACAGCCTCACCCAAAGGCATACCTTCTTTCACTCTGGCGTTCATAAAATGCACCATCATAAGGCTATCGTTAACCACAACCCCCGACAAAGCCATCATTCCAAAAATAGAGGATTGAAATAACCTCGGATCCCCATCGTTCCAGTTAAATACCTTTGCCATGATCAGGTGACCCAACACGGCACCCACCATTCCAAATGGTATGGCAGACATCACAATTAACGGCTGAAAATAACTTCTGAACGGAATGGCCAAAAGCGCATAAATAACCCCAAGAACCAAATAAATCCCCATGATCATTTCGCGGTTGTTATCCCTTGCTTCGGCAGCACGTCCCCGCACATCAAATTCCAAGCCCGTGTATTTTGTAGCAGCTAATTCCGGTAAGAACTGCTCCAGAACTTCGGTCTCCATTCCAGTGATGTCTAATTTCTCGGTATCACCATCCGCATTTACCTGAATAATCCTTTTCCGATCTACCCTTCGAATCGTTGGCATACTTTTTCCGGGAACTACCTGGGCCACCGTATCAAAGGGAACTTCCGTACCATTGGCAGTTCGTATCATCATTTTAGACAAAGAACCCAAGGACTTTCTGTCTTTTTCCGGATAACGCACCATGACTCGAATCTCATCGCGTCCTCGCTGAATGCGCTGAGCTTCTGAACCAAAGAAAGCCGTTCTAACTTGTTGGGCCAGGTTGGCGACCGTTACGCCAAGGTATTCCGCTTCCGGTTTTAGATCCAACTCAAACTCATCGTTGGCTCGCTCATAGGAATCACTGATATCATACAAGCCAGCAAATGATTTCAACTTCAGCTGCAACTCCGCTGAAGCGGCTTTCAAAACATCGATGTCCGGATGAATAAGCTCGAAGGTCATAGCACCTCCACCACCTGCACGCTCGAAGGAAAAAGTCAGCTCCTCGGCTTCCGGAATCGGTGGAACCATTTGGCGCAATTCAGTCACAAATTCGCGAGTGCTATAAGCAATACTAGTGGTACCTGTTTCAGCCAATTCAATGATCACTTCGCCTAATTCATCCACGCCTGCAGCAGCATCGGCTGTAGTACCTGGACGAGAGCGTCCAAACGGCTGCCCCCCTGCAGTCGCAAATATATTCTTAACCACCTTTTCCCCTAATCGCTCATTAACCTGCTGTTTCAGTATCAGAGCCTGTTCCTCAATAATAGTAATCTTTTCCAGAGTCCTTTCGAAGGAAGTTCCGGAAGGCATGCGCAGTGTGACCGTGGTAGTATCAGAAACCATGGTAGGCCTTTCACGATAACCGATCCGTTCGCCTAAAATCATTGCAAGAAATATGGCGAGGAATCCGATAAAAAGAGAGATGGAAGTATACCGATGCACCAAGGCTTTTTGGAGCACAGGTTGGTAGATCTTTGTAACAAAACGCTCAAGGCCATCGGAAAATAACCGCTGAAATCGCATGAAAGGATTCTTGCTTCGTTCTTTGTCTCCCATATGGCCGCAATGCTTCAAGTGAGACGGTAAAACGAGTTTTGATTCAACCAGGGAAAAAAACAGAACCGGAATAACCACCAAGGTTATCTGGCCGAAAAACGCTCCATTACGTCCTGACATCAACATCAACGGATAGAAAGCAACCATGGTTGTGACAACGCCGAAGAACACAGGTACCGCCACTTCCTGAGTTCCAATAATGGAAGCTCTCAGAGGTTTTTCACCCCGTTGCATATGCTGGTATACATTCTCTCCAGTCACAATCGCATCATCCACCACAATCCCAAGGGTCGTAATATATGCCAAAATGACCGGAAGATTGATAGTAATTCCAAGGTAAGGGAGCATGATGAATGAACCTGCAAACGCTATAGGAATCCCCAGGGCTACCCATATTGCCAAAGTCGGCCGCAGGAACAGAGAAAGCACAAGCACTACAAGGCAAAATCCCATGATAGCGCTATCAACCAACATAGATAATCGGACTTTGATTCGCTCGGCACTGTCTCCCCAATACGTTAGGCTGATCCCTTCCGGTAATTGTTGCTGCTTCACCACAATGAATTCTTTCACGGCGTCGCCGATCTCGAGGATGTTTTGCATGCCTGTTCTAAACACATCGACAGCCACGGCTCTCTTTCCGTTGTAACGAGCAACGATAGGCGTCTCATCAAATCCATCAATAACGGTCGCAATATCGCCCAAAGTTAACTTTGTTCCATCATCACGGGTTAGAATAGTAATGGCCGAATAATCCTCAAAGGTATATGCCTGTTGATTGGTCCGCAGAAGAATTCGCCCTGTTTCCGTCTTCACAGAACCAGCAGAAAGGTCGACGGAGGAAGTTCGTATGGCTCGAGTAACTTGATCAAAAGATAGCCCATACTGCCGCAACGTTTCTTCTGAAATTTCAATTGCTATCTCGTAGGGACGAACCGCTTTAACCGCAGCCATGGTAATCCCAGGGATATTAGAGACTTCATCTCGAATCTGCTCCGCCAGGGTCTTGAGTTCCTTTTCACTCAAATCTCCCGATAAAACCATCGTAATCACGGTTTCTGTCCGACTGGCCAAACTTA
Encoded here:
- a CDS encoding SDR family NAD(P)-dependent oxidoreductase; this translates as MSSDWSNQVAVITGGASGIGFALAEKLQTEGVHLALLDMNPKGLENAKAKLDGKPLVVQMDVSDEASVTKAIDTVVEQLGRIDILMNSAGITGKTNIKAHEVTSEDFDLVYGVNLRGSFLICKAVIPHMLKTGYGRVCLMASISGKEGNAGMTAYSTTKAGVIGLTKVLGKDYAETGVTVNALAPAVIYTPIHDTIPQEQIDYMTSKIPMGRCGTLEEVANMAKFIVSPENSFTTGFTYDLSGGRATY
- a CDS encoding efflux RND transporter permease subunit, which produces MNGIIAWFARNGVAANLLMFAILAGGIWATSNKIILQEYPDRTYPYITVSVTYRGSTPGEIEQAIVTRLEEALYDIEGIKEMTGRASASAGSVMLEISEGYSLSEKLDEVTNRVSTIRTFPPEAERPQISLFSRSERVITMVLSGELSEKELTKLGEQIRDEVSNIPGITLAGLKAVRPYEIAIEISESTLQQYGLTFDQVTRAIRSSSVDLSAGSVKTDTGRILLRTNQQAYNREDFSSITLLTRSDGTKLQLGDLATVIDGFDETPIVSKYNGERAIAIDVFRSGLQNIIKIGDDVKEFLAIKQQQLPEGIKLSYWGDDSEKIKVRLNTLMDSAIMGFILVVIILSLFLRPTLAFWVAWGIPIAFAGTFLVLPFLGMSLNVITLMAFIMTLGIVVDDAIVTGENVFQRMQRGEKPLTASIKGTQEVAVPVIFGVITTMVAFFPIMMQSGVLGTIYSNIPKVVIPVLFFSLIESKLILPAHLKHCTHLADKTSKQNFFSRLQRFFADGLERFILKYYRPVLNWALINRYISTSVFIGFLLIFVALVLGERIGYRRYATTAQDTTNITLKMPAGTTFEVTQKKVDLIESVALKLKKDVNERFGTTVIQNVFATSGGHPFGNSYSRAGELTVGQAESGEVIIELTPSETRDANYGSRDLVSEMRQLVPPIPEAEQLSFSFERWNSGSAITIELSHPNVEMLKEASADLQRKLASFEGLFDITDSYEKANEEYELDLKPEAEYLGVTATNLAQQVRTAFFGSEAQRIQRGRDEIRVMVRYPESERRSLGSLQAMMIRTANGTEVPFETVATIVPGKSLPSIQRVDRKRVIQVSADGDTTELDIESMETEILEEYLPELVATKYPGLHFGVRGFSAVARDNQREMIVGIYFILAVIYALLAIPFRSYFQPIIVMSAIPFGVVGAIMGHYIMAKVFGFNGGDPIITQRSIFGMMALSGVVVNDSLVMVHFMNARLKEGMPLNEAVRLAGVKRFRPILLTSLTTFFGLAPLMFETSPQAVDLVPMVISLAWGIVFATAITLILIPVLVLVYNDIQKVFYKLYNIDPIDRGDEGDEILVKS
- a CDS encoding efflux RND transporter permease subunit gives rise to the protein MHGIIAWFARNGVAANLLMVAIVAGGIWSGTNKIILQQYPEFPMRFITVTVLYPGSTPGEIEQSILTRLEENLYDIEGIKEMQATANSSVGTVMLEIEDGYNLSEKLDEVTNRVSTIRTFPPEAERPQISLASRSERVITIVLAGDLSEKEVKTLGEQLRDEVSNIPGISLTSLKAVRPYEIAIEVSEATLLQYGLTFDQIIRAIRTSSVDLSAGSVKTETGRILLRTNEQAYNREDFASITLLTREDGTRLKLGDIAEVRDDFDETPIVAHFNGGRAIAIDVFRTGSQNIIEIGENVKEWIVTKQVQLPEGIHLSYWDDDTERIKVRLSTLRNSAIMGYVLVLIILSMFLRPSLAFWVAMGIPIAFGGAFLVMPFLGLSINIVTLMAFITTLGIVVDDAIVTGENVFQRMQRGENPLTASIKGTQEVAVPVIFGVITTMVSFYPLMMMSGFMGSFFSNIPMVVIPVLFFSLIESKLILPAHLKHCTHLADREQKLNIFSRFQRFFSNGLERFILKSYKPMLNWALKNRYVSVSLFVGFLLIFVALVLGERIGFRTFPNIPSDTTTITLQMPAGTSFEKTLEKVGMIEDVALKLKDEVNERFGETVVLNVFATAGGQPFGRGRGGSGGPVAGIAEMGELLIELTPSETRDSAYSGRELVADLRQLVPPIPEAEQLNFSFSRFDSGAAVGIELIHPNIDMLKTASAELQRKLASYDGFYDIEDSYERASEEYQLDLKPEAEYLGITAVNLAQQVRTAFFGSEVQRIQRGRDEVKVMVRYPESERRSLGSLQTMMIRTANGSEVPFDTVAEIVPGKSLPSIRRIDRKRIIEVRADADTLVTDTESIQFDLLDVYLPELVATKYPGMEFGLQGYAADNRDNMMEIVVGIFVILGAVYALLAIPFRSYVQPLIVMSAIPFGVVGALLGHWIMAKVFGWNGGDPIMTMQSIFGMMALSGVVVNDSLVMVHFMNAKTKEGMPLGEAVRLSGVRRFRPILLTSATTFFGLCPLMFETSPQAAFLVPMAISLGWGIAFATAITLFLIPVLVLIYDDIKLAFCKLYNIDLNEHVEEEAGPLTQA
- a CDS encoding fumarylacetoacetate hydrolase family protein, whose translation is MKIIRYLDSQGVEHYAADQNGQNKRIEGDIFGSHSVTNEVADVAKLLAPIAPEVILCIGLNYKHHAEESGMPIPERPVLFVKSASATQNPGDPIEIPTQLASHKVDYECELAVVIGKTCKNATEENALDYVLGYTCCNDVSARDWQIEWGGSQWCRGKTFDTFAPLGPCLVTGDEIGDPNELSIKTTLNGEVVQDWNTNDMIFSIPQIIKFLSGSTTLLPGTVIITGTPHGVGMARKPPLWLKAGDEVTIEIEKIGALTNPVVDEG
- the rhaM gene encoding L-rhamnose mutarotase gives rise to the protein MIRKAFVMSLIPGQEEEYERRHRPIWPELEAVLKRKGVSNYSIFLHPETNQLFGYTEVQSEELWASIAETEICQKWWAYMKDLMLTNPDNSPVARELPEVFHID